The proteins below come from a single Plantactinospora sp. KBS50 genomic window:
- a CDS encoding SDR family NAD(P)-dependent oxidoreductase: MTEPRVALVTGASRGIGRAVATRLAEAGHDLVLHARTTEAVEPVAEELAGKFGVRAVPAAGDVADPATGDALARLVFDRFRRLDALVVNAGTHAAGMLGMTDDALVRRLFEVNAVGAAYTLQKSVRLLRRGLDPAVVLVSSVTGTAGAAGQAAYAASKAAVAGLARSAAKELGPRGIRVNAVAPGFISTDMLATLDEAGRAQRVAATPLRRLGTPEDVAEVVEFLLSRRAGFVTGQVLGVDGGIVP; encoded by the coding sequence ATGACTGAGCCGCGGGTCGCGCTGGTCACCGGTGCCTCCCGCGGCATCGGCCGGGCCGTGGCCACCCGGCTGGCCGAGGCCGGCCACGATCTCGTGCTGCACGCGCGCACCACCGAGGCGGTCGAGCCGGTGGCCGAGGAACTGGCCGGGAAGTTCGGGGTACGGGCCGTGCCGGCGGCCGGCGACGTCGCCGACCCGGCCACCGGCGACGCGCTGGCCCGGCTGGTCTTCGACCGGTTCCGCCGGCTGGACGCGCTGGTGGTCAACGCCGGCACGCACGCCGCCGGGATGCTCGGGATGACCGACGACGCCCTGGTGCGGCGACTGTTCGAGGTGAACGCGGTCGGCGCGGCGTACACCCTGCAGAAGTCGGTGCGGCTGCTGCGGCGCGGCCTCGACCCGGCGGTGGTGCTCGTCTCGTCGGTGACCGGCACGGCCGGCGCCGCGGGCCAGGCCGCCTACGCGGCCAGCAAGGCCGCGGTGGCCGGGCTGGCCCGGTCCGCGGCCAAGGAACTGGGGCCGCGCGGCATCCGGGTCAACGCCGTGGCGCCGGGCTTCATCAGCACCGACATGCTGGCCACGCTGGACGAGGCCGGCCGCGCGCAGCGGGTGGCCGCCACCCCGCTGCGCCGGCTCGGCACGCCCGAGGACGTCGCCGAGGTGGTCGAGTTCCTGCTCAGCCGCCGGGCCGGGTTCGTCACCGGGCAGGTCCTGGGCGTCGACGGGGGCATCGTGCCGTGA
- a CDS encoding AMP-binding protein yields the protein MTLALHPQARLVDAGTGRQVDGAELGRQVEAAAAALTRDAERRRAAGEPAGIVLALMPTEIPAIVRYLGALAAGRPVALLDPYLSRDRLAGYLDRFAPALVTGVDGRHGGPPAGYRAVEPAGLGPVWSRTAAGAVQPHPALALLLGTSGSTGNPKLVRLSGAALAANADAIARCLRIDPDEVAPTTLPLFYSYGLSVLNSHLLAGGTVLLERTGFLRPDFWTAVREHKATSLAAVPYQYEMLRRLRFDPAQHPLLRTLTQAGGRLRPELLADFAARAADAGTRMYVMYGQTEATARMTVLPPQRLVDKLGSVGLPVPGGAVSIEDGQVVYRGPNVMLGYAESAADLARGDVLGGVLRTGDLGRVDGDGFLFITGRQSRIGKVFGTRVNLDDVERHLTGAAPVAPSEPGADRAPAGGLGPVAAVAGDDRIHVFVEGATDGQARAARSELARFLGSHVSGLDVRSIDALPLLSTGKVDYRALEALR from the coding sequence GTGACCCTCGCACTCCATCCGCAGGCGCGGCTGGTCGACGCCGGGACCGGCCGGCAGGTCGACGGCGCCGAACTGGGCCGGCAGGTCGAGGCCGCCGCGGCCGCCCTCACCCGGGACGCCGAGCGGCGCCGGGCGGCCGGCGAACCCGCCGGCATCGTGCTGGCGCTGATGCCCACCGAGATCCCGGCCATCGTCCGGTACCTGGGCGCGCTGGCCGCCGGCCGGCCGGTCGCGCTGCTCGACCCGTACCTGTCCCGGGACCGGCTGGCCGGCTACCTGGACCGGTTCGCGCCGGCCCTGGTCACCGGGGTCGACGGGAGGCACGGCGGGCCGCCGGCCGGCTACCGGGCGGTCGAGCCGGCCGGGCTGGGTCCGGTCTGGTCGCGCACCGCCGCGGGCGCGGTGCAGCCGCACCCGGCTCTGGCGCTGCTGCTGGGCACGTCCGGTTCCACCGGCAACCCCAAGCTGGTCCGGCTCTCCGGCGCGGCGCTGGCGGCCAACGCGGACGCCATCGCGCGGTGCCTGCGGATCGATCCGGACGAGGTGGCGCCCACCACGCTGCCGCTGTTCTACTCGTACGGGCTGAGCGTGCTCAACAGTCACCTGCTGGCCGGCGGCACGGTGCTGCTGGAGCGCACCGGGTTCCTCCGGCCGGACTTCTGGACGGCGGTGCGGGAACACAAGGCGACCTCGCTGGCGGCCGTGCCGTACCAGTACGAGATGCTGCGCCGGCTGCGGTTCGACCCGGCGCAGCATCCGCTGCTGCGCACCCTCACCCAGGCCGGCGGCCGGTTGCGGCCGGAGCTGTTGGCCGACTTCGCCGCCCGCGCCGCGGACGCGGGCACCCGGATGTACGTCATGTACGGGCAGACCGAGGCGACCGCCCGGATGACCGTGCTGCCCCCGCAGCGGCTGGTCGACAAGCTCGGCTCGGTCGGCCTGCCGGTGCCCGGCGGCGCCGTGTCGATCGAGGACGGGCAGGTCGTCTACCGCGGCCCGAACGTGATGCTCGGGTACGCCGAGAGCGCCGCCGACCTGGCCCGGGGCGACGTGCTGGGCGGGGTGCTGCGCACCGGCGACCTGGGCCGGGTGGACGGGGACGGGTTCCTGTTCATCACCGGCCGGCAGTCGCGGATCGGCAAGGTGTTCGGCACCCGGGTCAACCTGGACGACGTCGAGCGGCACCTGACCGGCGCGGCACCCGTCGCGCCGAGCGAGCCGGGGGCCGACCGGGCACCCGCCGGCGGGCTCGGACCGGTCGCGGCCGTCGCCGGGGACGACCGGATCCACGTCTTCGTCGAGGGCGCCACCGACGGGCAGGCGCGCGCCGCCCGTTCGGAACTCGCCCGGTTCCTCGGCAGCCACGTGTCCGGACTGGACGTCCGGTCGATCGACGCGCTGCCCCTGCTGTCCACCGGCAAGGTGGACTACCGTGCCCTGGAGGCCCTGCGGTGA
- a CDS encoding acyl-protein synthetase, translating into MTTAAPFSLAQPDRESALLTELVGLLHRHRDRCPPYARILAATGHPHEEYDRVADLPWLPVRLFKHEQLRSIPADEVFKVVTSSGTTGDISRIYLDREAAATQTRQLGATLQAVLGPHRLPMILVDSRATVRDRRSFSARGAGVLGMATFGRDHAWALDAEGRPDVPALRDFLARHGDAPFLVFGFTYLVWLHLYEVAREHGLDLGNGILIHSGGWKQLADRAVDPAEFRRRLAADTGLRRVHNFYGMAEQIGTVFLEGPSGGSLYCPDFADVIVRDPQTWAEQPVGRPGLIEVVSTLPRSYPGNVLLTEDLGVVDGVDDGDWPGKRFRVLGRLPRAQARGCSDTYREPAAVGGVR; encoded by the coding sequence GTGACCACCGCTGCACCCTTCTCGCTGGCCCAACCGGACCGCGAGAGCGCCCTGCTGACCGAGCTGGTCGGGCTGCTGCACCGGCACCGGGACCGGTGCCCGCCGTACGCCCGGATCCTGGCCGCCACCGGCCATCCGCACGAGGAGTACGACCGGGTCGCCGACCTGCCGTGGCTGCCGGTGCGGCTGTTCAAGCACGAGCAGTTGCGCAGCATCCCGGCCGACGAGGTGTTCAAGGTGGTCACCTCGTCCGGCACCACCGGCGACATCAGCCGGATCTACCTGGACCGGGAGGCCGCGGCCACCCAGACCCGGCAGCTCGGCGCCACGTTGCAGGCCGTGCTGGGGCCGCACCGGCTGCCGATGATCCTGGTGGACAGCCGCGCCACGGTACGGGACCGGCGCTCGTTCAGCGCCCGCGGCGCCGGGGTGCTGGGAATGGCGACCTTCGGCCGGGACCACGCCTGGGCGCTGGATGCCGAGGGCCGACCCGACGTACCGGCGCTGCGGGACTTCCTGGCCCGGCACGGCGACGCGCCGTTCCTGGTCTTCGGCTTCACCTACCTGGTCTGGCTGCACCTGTACGAGGTGGCCCGGGAGCACGGGCTGGACCTGGGCAACGGCATCCTGATCCACTCGGGCGGCTGGAAGCAGCTGGCCGACCGGGCGGTGGACCCGGCCGAGTTCCGGCGCCGGCTGGCCGCCGACACCGGGCTGCGCCGGGTGCACAACTTCTACGGGATGGCCGAGCAGATCGGCACGGTGTTCCTGGAAGGACCGAGCGGCGGCTCGCTGTACTGCCCGGACTTCGCCGACGTGATCGTCCGGGATCCGCAGACCTGGGCCGAGCAGCCGGTGGGCCGGCCCGGTCTGATCGAGGTGGTGAGCACGCTGCCGCGCTCGTACCCGGGCAACGTGCTGCTCACCGAGGACCTGGGGGTGGTGGACGGCGTGGACGACGGCGACTGGCCGGGCAAGCGGTTCCGGGTGCTCGGCCGGCTGCCCCGGGCGCAGGCCCGCGGGTGCAGCGACACCTACCGGGAGCCCGCGGCGGTCGGCGGCGTCCGATGA
- a CDS encoding glycosyltransferase family 2 protein, whose product MSAQTAATGPAPTLSVVVPMFNEQDAVPPLVARLRPVLDGLGVGYEVVAVDDGSRDATAAVLFDHGRTWPQLRIVRLRRNSGHQAALTAGLHRARGEWVVSIDADLQDPPETIAEMLRVAHAAGVDVVYGVRADRSTDTPFKRHTAGAYYRLMRRLVGAEVPAQAGDFRLLSRAAVTALRDLPERSPVYRLLVPALGFPSAQVRYARAGRVAGRTKYPLRRMVALAWESTASFSAAPLRLATWLGTLAFLACLALIGYGAVVYANGTVIPGWTSLFLAVLLLSAVQLICLGLLGSYVGRIYAAVQDRPVYHVAFDSADQPSPAAAFDAPTSVPG is encoded by the coding sequence GTGAGCGCGCAGACGGCGGCAACCGGGCCGGCGCCGACCCTGTCGGTCGTCGTCCCGATGTTCAACGAGCAGGACGCCGTCCCGCCGCTGGTCGCCCGGCTCCGGCCGGTGCTGGACGGGCTGGGCGTCGGCTACGAGGTGGTGGCGGTCGACGACGGCAGCCGGGACGCCACCGCGGCCGTGCTGTTCGACCACGGCCGCACCTGGCCGCAGCTGCGGATCGTGCGGCTGCGTCGCAACAGCGGGCACCAGGCCGCGCTCACCGCCGGGCTGCACCGCGCCCGCGGCGAGTGGGTGGTGAGCATCGACGCCGACCTGCAGGACCCGCCGGAGACCATCGCCGAGATGCTGCGGGTGGCCCACGCCGCCGGCGTCGACGTGGTGTACGGGGTGCGCGCCGACCGGAGCACGGACACGCCGTTCAAGCGGCACACGGCCGGGGCGTACTACCGGTTGATGCGCCGGCTGGTCGGCGCCGAGGTGCCGGCGCAGGCCGGCGACTTCCGGCTGCTCAGCCGGGCGGCCGTGACGGCGCTGCGGGACCTGCCCGAGCGGTCGCCGGTCTACCGGCTGCTGGTGCCCGCGCTCGGCTTTCCCAGCGCGCAGGTGCGGTACGCGCGCGCCGGGCGGGTGGCCGGGCGGACCAAGTATCCGCTGCGCCGGATGGTGGCGCTGGCCTGGGAGAGCACCGCCAGCTTCTCGGCGGCGCCGCTGCGCCTGGCGACCTGGCTGGGCACGCTCGCGTTCCTCGCCTGCCTGGCGCTGATCGGGTACGGCGCGGTGGTGTACGCCAACGGCACGGTGATTCCGGGTTGGACGTCGCTGTTCCTGGCGGTGCTGCTGCTCAGCGCGGTCCAGTTGATCTGCCTGGGACTGCTCGGCAGCTACGTCGGGCGGATCTACGCGGCGGTGCAGGACCGGCCGGTGTACCACGTGGCGTTCGACTCGGCCGACCAGCCCAGCCCGGCGGCGGCGTTCGACGCGCCGACGTCGGTGCCCGGCTGA
- a CDS encoding cellulose-binding domain-containing protein, whose product MQPTRFRILVAAAVPLAAAVAVGAVSVTAHAATAGCQVDYAVSSQWPGGFGANVTVTNLGDPVSSWTLTWSFGAGQQVTQAWNTSLSQSGAQVTARNVSYNGNLGTNASTAFGFNGSWNGSNPVPTNFALNGVACNGSTQPTSGPTTGTPTPPPSTAPPTTPPTTPPATPPPTTPPPTGGPQTPNSMGFIGCSMAENVAQGYVADGGRRMWGPYGTGGMVVQNWTSTNSSAWQLFDQQANRYGRPSAVWVQICIFAQNGVTYNEVKQLIANARQHAAAGATIYITGQPLYDAGQSCFLAGSGGPELTDSMARQAAADASQNVTYPGAFRLHSNEVADGCHANTAGQASLGQQALSFWG is encoded by the coding sequence ATGCAACCAACTCGGTTTCGCATACTCGTTGCGGCGGCCGTGCCGCTGGCGGCGGCCGTGGCGGTGGGCGCGGTGTCGGTCACCGCGCACGCGGCCACGGCCGGTTGCCAGGTCGACTACGCGGTGAGTTCACAGTGGCCGGGGGGTTTCGGCGCCAACGTGACCGTGACCAACCTGGGTGACCCGGTCAGCAGTTGGACCCTGACCTGGTCGTTCGGGGCCGGCCAGCAGGTCACGCAGGCGTGGAACACCAGCCTGAGTCAGAGTGGTGCGCAGGTGACCGCGCGCAACGTCAGCTACAACGGCAACCTCGGCACCAACGCCAGCACGGCCTTCGGGTTCAACGGCTCGTGGAACGGCAGCAACCCGGTGCCGACGAACTTCGCGCTCAACGGGGTGGCCTGCAACGGCTCCACCCAGCCGACGTCCGGCCCGACCACGGGTACGCCGACCCCGCCGCCGTCCACCGCGCCGCCCACGACCCCGCCCACGACGCCGCCCGCGACCCCGCCGCCCACGACGCCCCCGCCGACCGGCGGCCCGCAGACGCCGAACTCGATGGGCTTCATCGGCTGCTCGATGGCGGAGAACGTGGCGCAGGGCTACGTCGCGGACGGCGGCCGGCGCATGTGGGGCCCGTACGGCACGGGCGGCATGGTGGTGCAGAACTGGACCAGCACCAACTCCAGCGCCTGGCAGCTGTTCGACCAGCAGGCGAACCGGTACGGCCGGCCGTCCGCCGTCTGGGTGCAGATCTGCATCTTCGCCCAGAACGGGGTGACCTACAACGAGGTCAAGCAGCTCATCGCGAACGCCCGGCAGCACGCCGCGGCAGGAGCGACGATCTACATCACCGGCCAGCCGCTCTACGACGCCGGCCAGAGCTGCTTCCTGGCCGGTAGTGGCGGTCCGGAACTGACCGACAGCATGGCGCGGCAGGCCGCCGCGGACGCCTCGCAGAACGTGACCTACCCGGGCGCGTTCCGGCTGCACAGCAACGAGGTCGCGGACGGCTGCCACGCCAACACCGCCGGCCAGGCATCGCTGGGCCAGCAGGCGCTGTCCTTCTGGGGCTAG